In Styela clava chromosome 14, kaStyClav1.hap1.2, whole genome shotgun sequence, the following are encoded in one genomic region:
- the LOC120340535 gene encoding uncharacterized protein LOC120340535 translates to MYEKTIETRLKMKILVLLIAVALLLDGTESIFPSFKPKCDNKCNKNSDCKIGYRCVKIVFCKFCWPIFTAKPPTTTTKATTPPTTPSTTKPTTKPAQTTCDPPKTSDTTDVKCMLGRKNGDMCFASCKTDYCPGVGATSFTTCRCKNGECKWDRDVSNYCRIRKTDQCKTDSDCLDASKPSCLPGRCGKQCTKRLTPPPCLGTCQTTSDCISGMICKQSTLLGCKSCVREGGTGLFPGLTKQPNCPIPELSYAPSFRVSCPKFPCNSKTGCEDNEVCCYSYRCNSAKCEKKSNSCPVGTKNQCTTDGDCKSLVEKCVVDKDGCKKCSTGFSCPGRSKSCKDDTDCNKLERCLPGSSDGCRTCTSASIHIKPTCPTPESECHGICDLLGTKTCQLGDDGCRRCVLRSQTPKLPSIPTCAEPEKECKSLRDCENGKYCLLQRNGCKTCQDLRSGK, encoded by the exons ATGTACGAGAAAACTATAGAAACTAGactaaaaatgaagattttagTACTTTTAATTGCAGTTGCCCTGCTCTTGGACGGAACTGAATCTATATTTCCAAGTTTTA AGCCGAAATGCGATAATAAATGCAACAAAAACAGTGATTGCAAAATCGGTTACAGATGCGTCAAGATCGTCTTCTGTAAATTTTGTTGGC CGATATTCACAGCGAAACCACCTACTACCACAACAAAAGCAACGACACCACCTACTACTCCCTCTACAACAAAGCCAACGACCAAACCAGCCCAAA CAACCTGTGATCCCCCGAAAACGAGTGACACAACGGATGTAAAGTGTATGCTTGGACGAAAAAATGGAGACATGTGCTTCGCTTCTTGCAAGACAGATTACTGTCCCGGTGTTGGGGCTACGTCGTTCACAACTTGCAGATGCAAAAACGGGGAATGTAAATGGGATAGAGATGTCTCAAATTACTGCAGGATAA GAAAAACTGACCAGTGTAAAACAGACTCGGACTGCCTTGACGCGAGTAAGCCATCATGTTTACCAGGACGATGTGGCAAGCAATGTACAAAAA GACTCACCCCTCCACCCTGCCTAGGCACGTGCCAAACAACAAGTGACTGTATAAGTGGAATGATTTGCAAACAATCCACTCTCCTCGGATGCAAGTCTTGTGTTCGAGAAG GTGGTACGGGTTTATTTCCTGGATTGACTAAACAGCCAAACTGTCCGATTCCAGAATTGAGCTATGCTCCATCTTTTCGCGTTTCATGTCCTAAATTTCCTTGTAATAGCAAAACCGGCTGTGAAGATAACGAAGTTTGCTGTTACTCTTACCGCTGTAACAGTGCAAAGTGTGAAAAAAAGA GTAACAGCTGTCCTGTTGGTACCAAAAATCAATGCACAACTGACGGAGATTGTAAATCACTTGTCGAAAAATGTGTTGTGGACAAAGACGGATGTAAGAAATGTTCAACAG GTTTTAGTTGTCCCGGGAGATCTAAATCTTGTAAAGATGATACCGATTGTAATAAACTGGAACGTTGTTTACCTGGTTCATCTGATGGCTGTCGTACATGTACCTCTGCAT CTATACACATAAAACCTACTTGTCCGACACCTGAGTCAGAATGTCACGGCATTTGTGATTTGCTCGGTACGAAGACATGCCAATTAGGGGATGATGGATGCAGAAGATGTGTACTAA GATCCCAGACACCAAAACTTCCGTCTATACCTACATGTGCTGAACCCGAAAAAGAATGTAAAAGCCTCAGAGATTGCGAGAATGGAAAGTACTGTTTGCTGCAAAGGAACGGGTGCAAAACTTGCCAAG ATCTAAGAAGTGGTAAATAG